The following proteins are encoded in a genomic region of Canis lupus familiaris isolate Mischka breed German Shepherd chromosome 6, alternate assembly UU_Cfam_GSD_1.0, whole genome shotgun sequence:
- the GPSM2 gene encoding G-protein-signaling modulator 2 isoform X4 — MEENLISMREDHSFHVRYRMEASCLELALEGERLCKSGDCRAGVSFFEAAVQVGTEDLKTLSAIYSQLGNAYFYLHDYAKALEYHHHDLTLARTIGDQLGEAKASGNLGNTLKVLGNFDEAVVCCQRHLDISRELNDKVGEARALYNLGNVYHAKGKSFGCPGPQDIGEFPEEVRNALQAAVDYYEENLSLVTALGDRAAQGRAFGNLGNTHYLLGNFRDAVIAHEQRLLIAKEFGDKAAERRAYSNLGNAYIFLGEFETASEYYKKTLLLARQLKDRAVEAQSCYSLGNTYTLLQDYEKAIDYHLKHLAIAQELNDRIGEGRACWSLGNAYTALGNHDQAMHFAEKHLEISREVGDRSGELTARLNLSDLQMVLGLSYSTNNSIMSENIEIDNSLHGARPKFGRRHSMENMELMKLTPEKVQNWNSEILAKQKPLIAKPSAKLLFVNRLKGKKCKTNSSTKVLQDASNSIDRRIPNSQRKVSTDTIGDEGFFDLVSRFQSNRMDDQRCCLQEQSCGPASTAASSTPPRVMLKTPSVSMVSPNTDEFLDLLASSQSRRLDDQRASFSNLPGLRLTQNNNKSVLGHLMTNDNKEPDEDFFDILVKCQIHSRIKSSRVQTALTPLSQLQAVT; from the exons AATGGAAGCTTCTTGCCTAGAACTGGCCTTGGAAGGGGAACGTCTGTGTAAATCAGGAGACTGCCGTGCTGGTGTGTCATTCTTTGAAGCTGCAGTTCAAGTTGGAACTGAAGACCTAAAAACACTTAGTGCTATTTACAGCCAGCTGGGCAATGCTTATTTCTATCTGCATGATTATGCCAAAGCATTGGAATACCATCATCATGATTTAACTCTTGCAAG gactaTTGGAGACCAGCTGGGGGAAGCCAAAGCTAGTGGTAATCTGGGAAACACTTTAAAAGTTCTTGGGAATTTTGATGAAGCTGTAGTTTGTTGTCAGCGACATCTAGATATTTCTAGAGAGCTTAATGACAAG GTGGGAGAAGCAAGAGCACTTTACAATCTTGGAAATGTGTATCATGCCAAAGGGAAAAGTTTTGGTTGCCCTGGTCCTCAGGACATAGGAGAATTTCCAGAAGAAGTGAGAAATGCCCTGCAGGCAGCTGTGGATTATTATGA GGAAAATCTATCACTAGTGACTGCTTTGGGTGATCGAGCAGCCCAAGGACGTGCCTTTGGAAATCTTGGAAACACACATTACCTCCTTGGCAACTTCAGGGATGCAGTTATAGCTCATGAGCAG CGTCTCCTTATTGCAAAAGAATTTGGAGATAAAGCAGCTGAAAGAAGAGCATATAGCAACCTtggaaatgcatatatatttcttgGTGAATTTGAAACTGCCTCTGAATACTACAA aaagacaCTACTATTGGCTCGACAGCTTAAAGACAGAGCTGTGGAAGCACAGTCTTGTTATAGTCTTGGAAACACGTATACTTTGCTTCAAGACTATGAAAAAGCCATTGATTATCATCTGAAGCACTTAGCAATTGCTCAAGAGCTAAATGATAG AATTGGTGAAGGAAGAGCATGTTGGAGCTTAGGAAATGCGTACACTGCTCTAGGGAATCATGATCAAGCAATGCATTTTGCTGAAAAGCACTTGGAAATTTCAAGAGAG GTTGGGGATAGAAGTGGTGAACTAACAGCACGACTGAATCTCTCAGATCTTCAAATGGTTCTTGGTCTAAGCTACAGCACAAATAATTCAATAATGTCTGAAAATATTGAAATTGATAACAGCTTGCATG gtGCACGCCCCAAGTTTGGACGCCGACACAGTATGGAAAACATGGAACTTATGAAGTTAACACCAGAAAAG gtACAGAACTGGAACAGTGAAATTCTTGCTAAACAAAAGCCTCTTATTGCCAAACCTTCTGCAAAGTTGCTCTTTGTCAAcagattaaaggggaaaaagtGCAAAACTAATTCCTCCACTAAAGTTCTCCAGGATGCCAGTAATTCCATTGATCGCCGAATTCCAAATTCTCAGAGG AAAGTCAGTACAGATACTATTGGAGATGAAGGGTTCTTTGACCTGGTAAGCCGATTTCAGAGCAATCGGATGGATGATCAGAGGTGCTGTTTACAGGAACAGAGCTGTGGGCCAGCTTCAACTGCAGCGTCTTCCACTCCCCCTAGAGTGATGCTTAAAA CACCATCTGTTTCCATGGTGTCCCCCAACACGGATGAGTTTTTAGACCTTCTTGCCAGCTCACAGAGCCGCCGTCTTGATGACCAAAGGGCCAGTTTCAGTAATTTGCCAGGGCTTCGTCTAACACAAAACAACAATAAGTCTGTACTTGGCCACCTGATGACTAATGACAACAAAGAGCCTGATGAAGATTTCTTTGACATCCTTGTAAAATGTCAA ATTCATTCTCGGATAAAAAGCAGTCGAGTTCAAACAGCATTAACTCCACTCTCACAGCTCCAGGCTGTCACCTGA
- the GPSM2 gene encoding G-protein-signaling modulator 2 isoform X1, whose product MEENLISMREDHSFHVRYRMEASCLELALEGERLCKSGDCRAGVSFFEAAVQVGTEDLKTLSAIYSQLGNAYFYLHDYAKALEYHHHDLTLARTIGDQLGEAKASGNLGNTLKVLGNFDEAVVCCQRHLDISRELNDKVGEARALYNLGNVYHAKGKSFGCPGPQDIGEFPEEVRNALQAAVDYYEENLSLVTALGDRAAQGRAFGNLGNTHYLLGNFRDAVIAHEQRLLIAKEFGDKAAERRAYSNLGNAYIFLGEFETASEYYKKTLLLARQLKDRAVEAQSCYSLGNTYTLLQDYEKAIDYHLKHLAIAQELNDRIGEGRACWSLGNAYTALGNHDQAMHFAEKHLEISREVGDRSGELTARLNLSDLQMVLGLSYSTNNSIMSENIEIDNSLHGARPKFGRRHSMENMELMKLTPEKVQNWNSEILAKQKPLIAKPSAKLLFVNRLKGKKCKTNSSTKVLQDASNSIDRRIPNSQRKVSTDTIGDEGFFDLVSRFQSNRMDDQRCCLQEQSCGPASTAASSTPPRVMLKTPSVSMVSPNTDEFLDLLASSQSRRLDDQRASFSNLPGLRLTQNNNKSVLGHLMTNDNKEPDEDFFDILVKCQGSRLDDQRCAPPPATTKGPTVPDEDFFSLILRSQAKRMDEQRVLLQRDQNRDTEFGLKDLLQNSFSDKKQSSSNSINSTLTAPGCHLRQSLLFRIQSAQRTATTLGTYLPIRLV is encoded by the exons AATGGAAGCTTCTTGCCTAGAACTGGCCTTGGAAGGGGAACGTCTGTGTAAATCAGGAGACTGCCGTGCTGGTGTGTCATTCTTTGAAGCTGCAGTTCAAGTTGGAACTGAAGACCTAAAAACACTTAGTGCTATTTACAGCCAGCTGGGCAATGCTTATTTCTATCTGCATGATTATGCCAAAGCATTGGAATACCATCATCATGATTTAACTCTTGCAAG gactaTTGGAGACCAGCTGGGGGAAGCCAAAGCTAGTGGTAATCTGGGAAACACTTTAAAAGTTCTTGGGAATTTTGATGAAGCTGTAGTTTGTTGTCAGCGACATCTAGATATTTCTAGAGAGCTTAATGACAAG GTGGGAGAAGCAAGAGCACTTTACAATCTTGGAAATGTGTATCATGCCAAAGGGAAAAGTTTTGGTTGCCCTGGTCCTCAGGACATAGGAGAATTTCCAGAAGAAGTGAGAAATGCCCTGCAGGCAGCTGTGGATTATTATGA GGAAAATCTATCACTAGTGACTGCTTTGGGTGATCGAGCAGCCCAAGGACGTGCCTTTGGAAATCTTGGAAACACACATTACCTCCTTGGCAACTTCAGGGATGCAGTTATAGCTCATGAGCAG CGTCTCCTTATTGCAAAAGAATTTGGAGATAAAGCAGCTGAAAGAAGAGCATATAGCAACCTtggaaatgcatatatatttcttgGTGAATTTGAAACTGCCTCTGAATACTACAA aaagacaCTACTATTGGCTCGACAGCTTAAAGACAGAGCTGTGGAAGCACAGTCTTGTTATAGTCTTGGAAACACGTATACTTTGCTTCAAGACTATGAAAAAGCCATTGATTATCATCTGAAGCACTTAGCAATTGCTCAAGAGCTAAATGATAG AATTGGTGAAGGAAGAGCATGTTGGAGCTTAGGAAATGCGTACACTGCTCTAGGGAATCATGATCAAGCAATGCATTTTGCTGAAAAGCACTTGGAAATTTCAAGAGAG GTTGGGGATAGAAGTGGTGAACTAACAGCACGACTGAATCTCTCAGATCTTCAAATGGTTCTTGGTCTAAGCTACAGCACAAATAATTCAATAATGTCTGAAAATATTGAAATTGATAACAGCTTGCATG gtGCACGCCCCAAGTTTGGACGCCGACACAGTATGGAAAACATGGAACTTATGAAGTTAACACCAGAAAAG gtACAGAACTGGAACAGTGAAATTCTTGCTAAACAAAAGCCTCTTATTGCCAAACCTTCTGCAAAGTTGCTCTTTGTCAAcagattaaaggggaaaaagtGCAAAACTAATTCCTCCACTAAAGTTCTCCAGGATGCCAGTAATTCCATTGATCGCCGAATTCCAAATTCTCAGAGG AAAGTCAGTACAGATACTATTGGAGATGAAGGGTTCTTTGACCTGGTAAGCCGATTTCAGAGCAATCGGATGGATGATCAGAGGTGCTGTTTACAGGAACAGAGCTGTGGGCCAGCTTCAACTGCAGCGTCTTCCACTCCCCCTAGAGTGATGCTTAAAA CACCATCTGTTTCCATGGTGTCCCCCAACACGGATGAGTTTTTAGACCTTCTTGCCAGCTCACAGAGCCGCCGTCTTGATGACCAAAGGGCCAGTTTCAGTAATTTGCCAGGGCTTCGTCTAACACAAAACAACAATAAGTCTGTACTTGGCCACCTGATGACTAATGACAACAAAGAGCCTGATGAAGATTTCTTTGACATCCTTGTAAAATGTCAA GGGTCCAGATTAGATGATCAAAGATGTGCTCCACCACCTGCCACTACAAAGGGACCAACAGTACCAGATGAGGACTTTTTTAGCTTGATTTTACGTTCTCAGGcgaaaagaatggatgaacagAGAGTTCTTTTACAAAGAGATCAAAACCGAGACACTGAATTTGGACTGAAGGACCTTTTGCAAA ATTCATTCTCGGATAAAAAGCAGTCGAGTTCAAACAGCATTAACTCCACTCTCACAGCTCCAGGCTGTCACCTGAGACAGTCACTGCTCTTCAGAATCCAGTCAGCTCAGAGGACAGCTACCACCCTGGGCACATATTTACCCATCAGGTTGGTGTGA
- the GPSM2 gene encoding G-protein-signaling modulator 2 isoform X2, translated as MEASCLELALEGERLCKSGDCRAGVSFFEAAVQVGTEDLKTLSAIYSQLGNAYFYLHDYAKALEYHHHDLTLARTIGDQLGEAKASGNLGNTLKVLGNFDEAVVCCQRHLDISRELNDKVGEARALYNLGNVYHAKGKSFGCPGPQDIGEFPEEVRNALQAAVDYYEENLSLVTALGDRAAQGRAFGNLGNTHYLLGNFRDAVIAHEQRLLIAKEFGDKAAERRAYSNLGNAYIFLGEFETASEYYKKTLLLARQLKDRAVEAQSCYSLGNTYTLLQDYEKAIDYHLKHLAIAQELNDRIGEGRACWSLGNAYTALGNHDQAMHFAEKHLEISREVGDRSGELTARLNLSDLQMVLGLSYSTNNSIMSENIEIDNSLHGARPKFGRRHSMENMELMKLTPEKVQNWNSEILAKQKPLIAKPSAKLLFVNRLKGKKCKTNSSTKVLQDASNSIDRRIPNSQRKVSTDTIGDEGFFDLVSRFQSNRMDDQRCCLQEQSCGPASTAASSTPPRVMLKTPSVSMVSPNTDEFLDLLASSQSRRLDDQRASFSNLPGLRLTQNNNKSVLGHLMTNDNKEPDEDFFDILVKCQGSRLDDQRCAPPPATTKGPTVPDEDFFSLILRSQAKRMDEQRVLLQRDQNRDTEFGLKDLLQNSFSDKKQSSSNSINSTLTAPGCHLRQSLLFRIQSAQRTATTLGTYLPIRLV; from the exons ATGGAAGCTTCTTGCCTAGAACTGGCCTTGGAAGGGGAACGTCTGTGTAAATCAGGAGACTGCCGTGCTGGTGTGTCATTCTTTGAAGCTGCAGTTCAAGTTGGAACTGAAGACCTAAAAACACTTAGTGCTATTTACAGCCAGCTGGGCAATGCTTATTTCTATCTGCATGATTATGCCAAAGCATTGGAATACCATCATCATGATTTAACTCTTGCAAG gactaTTGGAGACCAGCTGGGGGAAGCCAAAGCTAGTGGTAATCTGGGAAACACTTTAAAAGTTCTTGGGAATTTTGATGAAGCTGTAGTTTGTTGTCAGCGACATCTAGATATTTCTAGAGAGCTTAATGACAAG GTGGGAGAAGCAAGAGCACTTTACAATCTTGGAAATGTGTATCATGCCAAAGGGAAAAGTTTTGGTTGCCCTGGTCCTCAGGACATAGGAGAATTTCCAGAAGAAGTGAGAAATGCCCTGCAGGCAGCTGTGGATTATTATGA GGAAAATCTATCACTAGTGACTGCTTTGGGTGATCGAGCAGCCCAAGGACGTGCCTTTGGAAATCTTGGAAACACACATTACCTCCTTGGCAACTTCAGGGATGCAGTTATAGCTCATGAGCAG CGTCTCCTTATTGCAAAAGAATTTGGAGATAAAGCAGCTGAAAGAAGAGCATATAGCAACCTtggaaatgcatatatatttcttgGTGAATTTGAAACTGCCTCTGAATACTACAA aaagacaCTACTATTGGCTCGACAGCTTAAAGACAGAGCTGTGGAAGCACAGTCTTGTTATAGTCTTGGAAACACGTATACTTTGCTTCAAGACTATGAAAAAGCCATTGATTATCATCTGAAGCACTTAGCAATTGCTCAAGAGCTAAATGATAG AATTGGTGAAGGAAGAGCATGTTGGAGCTTAGGAAATGCGTACACTGCTCTAGGGAATCATGATCAAGCAATGCATTTTGCTGAAAAGCACTTGGAAATTTCAAGAGAG GTTGGGGATAGAAGTGGTGAACTAACAGCACGACTGAATCTCTCAGATCTTCAAATGGTTCTTGGTCTAAGCTACAGCACAAATAATTCAATAATGTCTGAAAATATTGAAATTGATAACAGCTTGCATG gtGCACGCCCCAAGTTTGGACGCCGACACAGTATGGAAAACATGGAACTTATGAAGTTAACACCAGAAAAG gtACAGAACTGGAACAGTGAAATTCTTGCTAAACAAAAGCCTCTTATTGCCAAACCTTCTGCAAAGTTGCTCTTTGTCAAcagattaaaggggaaaaagtGCAAAACTAATTCCTCCACTAAAGTTCTCCAGGATGCCAGTAATTCCATTGATCGCCGAATTCCAAATTCTCAGAGG AAAGTCAGTACAGATACTATTGGAGATGAAGGGTTCTTTGACCTGGTAAGCCGATTTCAGAGCAATCGGATGGATGATCAGAGGTGCTGTTTACAGGAACAGAGCTGTGGGCCAGCTTCAACTGCAGCGTCTTCCACTCCCCCTAGAGTGATGCTTAAAA CACCATCTGTTTCCATGGTGTCCCCCAACACGGATGAGTTTTTAGACCTTCTTGCCAGCTCACAGAGCCGCCGTCTTGATGACCAAAGGGCCAGTTTCAGTAATTTGCCAGGGCTTCGTCTAACACAAAACAACAATAAGTCTGTACTTGGCCACCTGATGACTAATGACAACAAAGAGCCTGATGAAGATTTCTTTGACATCCTTGTAAAATGTCAA GGGTCCAGATTAGATGATCAAAGATGTGCTCCACCACCTGCCACTACAAAGGGACCAACAGTACCAGATGAGGACTTTTTTAGCTTGATTTTACGTTCTCAGGcgaaaagaatggatgaacagAGAGTTCTTTTACAAAGAGATCAAAACCGAGACACTGAATTTGGACTGAAGGACCTTTTGCAAA ATTCATTCTCGGATAAAAAGCAGTCGAGTTCAAACAGCATTAACTCCACTCTCACAGCTCCAGGCTGTCACCTGAGACAGTCACTGCTCTTCAGAATCCAGTCAGCTCAGAGGACAGCTACCACCCTGGGCACATATTTACCCATCAGGTTGGTGTGA
- the GPSM2 gene encoding G-protein-signaling modulator 2 isoform X3 — protein sequence MEENLISMREDHSFHVRYRMEASCLELALEGERLCKSGDCRAGVSFFEAAVQVGTEDLKTLSAIYSQLGNAYFYLHDYAKALEYHHHDLTLARTIGDQLGEAKASGNLGNTLKVLGNFDEAVVCCQRHLDISRELNDKVGEARALYNLGNVYHAKGKSFGCPGPQDIGEFPEEVRNALQAAVDYYEENLSLVTALGDRAAQGRAFGNLGNTHYLLGNFRDAVIAHEQRLLIAKEFGDKAAERRAYSNLGNAYIFLGEFETASEYYKKTLLLARQLKDRAVEAQSCYSLGNTYTLLQDYEKAIDYHLKHLAIAQELNDRIGEGRACWSLGNAYTALGNHDQAMHFAEKHLEISREVGDRSGELTARLNLSDLQMVLGLSYSTNNSIMSENIEIDNSLHGARPKFGRRHSMENMELMKLTPEKVQNWNSEILAKQKPLIAKPSAKLLFVNRLKGKKCKTNSSTKVLQDASNSIDRRIPNSQRKVSTDTIGDEGFFDLVSRFQSNRMDDQRCCLQEQSCGPASTAASSTPPRVMLKTPSVSMVSPNTDEFLDLLASSQSRRLDDQRASFSNLPGLRLTQNNNKSVLGHLMTNDNKEPDEDFFDILVKCQGSRLDDQRCAPPPATTKGPTVPDEDFFSLILRSQAKRMDEQRVLLQRDQNRDTEFGLKDLLQSKALLEFKNTGKK from the exons AATGGAAGCTTCTTGCCTAGAACTGGCCTTGGAAGGGGAACGTCTGTGTAAATCAGGAGACTGCCGTGCTGGTGTGTCATTCTTTGAAGCTGCAGTTCAAGTTGGAACTGAAGACCTAAAAACACTTAGTGCTATTTACAGCCAGCTGGGCAATGCTTATTTCTATCTGCATGATTATGCCAAAGCATTGGAATACCATCATCATGATTTAACTCTTGCAAG gactaTTGGAGACCAGCTGGGGGAAGCCAAAGCTAGTGGTAATCTGGGAAACACTTTAAAAGTTCTTGGGAATTTTGATGAAGCTGTAGTTTGTTGTCAGCGACATCTAGATATTTCTAGAGAGCTTAATGACAAG GTGGGAGAAGCAAGAGCACTTTACAATCTTGGAAATGTGTATCATGCCAAAGGGAAAAGTTTTGGTTGCCCTGGTCCTCAGGACATAGGAGAATTTCCAGAAGAAGTGAGAAATGCCCTGCAGGCAGCTGTGGATTATTATGA GGAAAATCTATCACTAGTGACTGCTTTGGGTGATCGAGCAGCCCAAGGACGTGCCTTTGGAAATCTTGGAAACACACATTACCTCCTTGGCAACTTCAGGGATGCAGTTATAGCTCATGAGCAG CGTCTCCTTATTGCAAAAGAATTTGGAGATAAAGCAGCTGAAAGAAGAGCATATAGCAACCTtggaaatgcatatatatttcttgGTGAATTTGAAACTGCCTCTGAATACTACAA aaagacaCTACTATTGGCTCGACAGCTTAAAGACAGAGCTGTGGAAGCACAGTCTTGTTATAGTCTTGGAAACACGTATACTTTGCTTCAAGACTATGAAAAAGCCATTGATTATCATCTGAAGCACTTAGCAATTGCTCAAGAGCTAAATGATAG AATTGGTGAAGGAAGAGCATGTTGGAGCTTAGGAAATGCGTACACTGCTCTAGGGAATCATGATCAAGCAATGCATTTTGCTGAAAAGCACTTGGAAATTTCAAGAGAG GTTGGGGATAGAAGTGGTGAACTAACAGCACGACTGAATCTCTCAGATCTTCAAATGGTTCTTGGTCTAAGCTACAGCACAAATAATTCAATAATGTCTGAAAATATTGAAATTGATAACAGCTTGCATG gtGCACGCCCCAAGTTTGGACGCCGACACAGTATGGAAAACATGGAACTTATGAAGTTAACACCAGAAAAG gtACAGAACTGGAACAGTGAAATTCTTGCTAAACAAAAGCCTCTTATTGCCAAACCTTCTGCAAAGTTGCTCTTTGTCAAcagattaaaggggaaaaagtGCAAAACTAATTCCTCCACTAAAGTTCTCCAGGATGCCAGTAATTCCATTGATCGCCGAATTCCAAATTCTCAGAGG AAAGTCAGTACAGATACTATTGGAGATGAAGGGTTCTTTGACCTGGTAAGCCGATTTCAGAGCAATCGGATGGATGATCAGAGGTGCTGTTTACAGGAACAGAGCTGTGGGCCAGCTTCAACTGCAGCGTCTTCCACTCCCCCTAGAGTGATGCTTAAAA CACCATCTGTTTCCATGGTGTCCCCCAACACGGATGAGTTTTTAGACCTTCTTGCCAGCTCACAGAGCCGCCGTCTTGATGACCAAAGGGCCAGTTTCAGTAATTTGCCAGGGCTTCGTCTAACACAAAACAACAATAAGTCTGTACTTGGCCACCTGATGACTAATGACAACAAAGAGCCTGATGAAGATTTCTTTGACATCCTTGTAAAATGTCAA GGGTCCAGATTAGATGATCAAAGATGTGCTCCACCACCTGCCACTACAAAGGGACCAACAGTACCAGATGAGGACTTTTTTAGCTTGATTTTACGTTCTCAGGcgaaaagaatggatgaacagAGAGTTCTTTTACAAAGAGATCAAAACCGAGACACTGAATTTGGACTGAAGGACCTTTTGCAAAGTAAAGCAttgttggaatttaaaaatacggggaaaaaataa